In Vigna radiata var. radiata cultivar VC1973A unplaced genomic scaffold, Vradiata_ver6 scaffold_303, whole genome shotgun sequence, a genomic segment contains:
- the LOC106754991 gene encoding uncharacterized protein LOC106754991: MELLDDIGGIDCQRWIFIYDQQKGLMSVFDDILNGVEHRLCLRHLYNNYKKKFGGGLLIRDLMMGAAKATYHKEWEKKMSELKNVNVDAFNWLMSIPTRIWCKHAFSAYLRCDVFINNLSESFNSTILVARDKPIISMMEWIRSYIMSRFASLREKVDTYSGDVMPKPRKRLDKEVEKSGNWLPVWAGGSKFEVTHGFTMDKFIVDLSNHTCTCYFWDLVGIPCRHAVATIHYKLEIPEQYVHPYYKKDAYRTCYAPIITPINGQQLWPTSESAPLLPSIYKTPLGRPNKLRRRETDEYVSHSKLSKKQIAMKCSSCNAYGHNVRSCKKGQKSKEIRNASATTSTSAARRSASTGRAGCASVGRAGSASPGRAASASAGRRSRRDEEDIRLGGTRLAGHIIGSQASCN; encoded by the exons ATGGAG CTCCTTGATGATATTGGAGGCATAGATTGTCAAAGGTGGATCTTTATTTATGATCAACAAAAG GGATTGATGTCAGTTTTCGATGATATCTTGAATGGAGTGGAGCACAGACTTTGTTTACGCCATTTGTAcaacaattacaagaaaaaatttgGTGGTGGCTTGCTCATTAGAGACCTTATGATGGGTGCTGCAAAGGCAACATACCATAAGGAatgggaaaaaaaaatgagtgagtTAAAAAATGTGAATGTTGATGCTTTTAATTGGTTGATGAGTATACCCACTAGAATTTGGTGTAAACATGCTTTTAGTGCATATCTTAGGTGTGATGTGTTCATCAATAACTTATCTGAGTCTTTTAATAGTACAATTCTAGTAGCAAGAGACAAACCTATAATTTCAATGATGGAATGGATTAGGTCATACATAATGAGTAGGTTTGCCAGCCTTAGAGAAAAAGTTGATACATATTCTGGTGATGTTATGCCTAAACCAAGGAAGAGGTTGGATAAAGAGGTTGAAAAGAGTGGCAATTGGCTTCCTGTTTGGGCAGGAGGTTCAAAATTTGAAGTAACTCATGGCTTTACAATGGATAAGTTCATAGTAGATTTAAGTAATCACACTTGTACTTGTTACTTTTGGGACTTAGTGGGAATCCCATGTAGACATGCTGTTGCGACAATTCATTACAAATTAGAAATCCCAGAACAATATGTTCATCCTTATTATAAGAAAGATGCGTATAGAACTTGTTATGCACCTATCATAACTCCTATCAATGGCCAACAACTTTGGCCTACATCCGAGTCTGCACCACTACTTCCTTCCATATATAAAACACCTCTTGGGAGGCCAAACAAATTAAGAAGGCGTGAAACTGATGAGTATGTCAGCCACTCAAAATTGTCCAAGAAACAAATTGCAATGAAATGTAGCAGTTGCAATGCTTATGGCCACAATGTTAGAAGTTGTAAAAAGGGGCAGAAAAGCAAG GAAATAAGGAATGCCTCTGCAACAACTTCTACTTCAGCTGCAAGACGATCTGCATCAACTGGAAGGGCTGGATGTGCATCAGTTGGAAGGGCTGGATCTGCATCACCTGGAAGGGCTGCATCTGCATCAGCTGGAAGGAGATCAAGAAGAGATGAGGAAGACATCCGTCTAGGGGGAACAAGACTGGCTGGACACATTATAGGGTCTCAAGCAAGTTGCAATTGA
- the LOC106755006 gene encoding probable ubiquitin-conjugating enzyme E2 25, protein MDPDVIEIPPPIHHPSNFYLNNKVILHDVIDIDNDDDSEDVMIIGEKVSSNKGKTIDAVHGDLQVVSMSDYPFSVPDVAKFGSVGGIASSNNLPSVSNNVINVDGHGSDLSYDDDDYVDILSAEDYMDADEYTLLQKHFDHVDIPPGIEAPFTWLPPGYDVGFKTGNSMFYPWDHVQSNAALSSMTPSSQPSMSLDPTNSKIQAASIGGTNIQIKMDDVDYSSGIELSSKIFSQSAPSKKKSATSKPRGRTSNASVGLESSKSHWFSGSFHSKKKSASAYLSLFDSMVADKLPHAGQSSNGGKFKTPMMADGSSVSSHSNFIGHHGSSHTWGTNAGKSWWKNSQNDKSFSTHNKKISNNIYYPSDPLVTQTEYGFVNSVLNSAGDGFNGKAVDSPIVTISDDARDETMRKFRSFKQFDTAEDTSDHYFIRSSSSTKRPPHKNWAKKIQEEWKILQKDLPGSIFVRVYESNMDLLRAVIIGAEGTPYHDGLFFFDVFFPSGYPNVPPKVHYHSGGLRLNPNLYHCGKVCLSLLNTWSGSKNEKWLPGTSTILQVLVSIQGLILNTKPYFNEPGYAHMSGSASGEKLSFQYNEDTFILSLRTMMYMIRRPPKNFEDFVKGHFCSRASDILMACKAYMEGAQVGCLAKGGVQDVDAGDRSCSQKFKHSLAGYMKMLVKEFAQTGAKDIEKFLPPPPPTVAVKKKTIRSGAARGCKLN, encoded by the exons ATGGACCCTGACGTCATCGAGATTCCTCCCCCAATTCATCACCCTTCGAATTTTTATCTCAACAACAAG GTTATTTTGCATGATGTGATTGACATTGACAATGATGATGATTCTGAGGATGTAATGATAATTGGTGAAAAAGTTAGTAGTAACAAAGGGAAGACAATTGATGCTGTTCATGGTGATCTCCAAGTTGTG AGTATGTCTGATTATCCTTTTTCGGTCCCTGATGTGGCAAAATTTGGATCAGTTGGCGGGATTGCGTCTTCTAATAATCTCCCTTCAGTGTCAAATAATGTAATCAATGTTGATGGTCATGGCTCTGATCTAtcatatgatgatgatgactatGTTGATATTTTGTCGGCGGAAGACTATATGGATGCAGATGAGTATACCTTATTACAGAAACATTTTGATCATGTGGATATACCTCCTGGAATTGAAGCACCTTTTACTTGGTTGCCACCAGGATATGATGTAGGTTTTAAGACTGGAAATAGTATGTTTTATCCTTGGGATCATGTGCAATCAAATGCTGCATTAAGTTCCATGACACCTTCTTCCCAGCCTTCTATGTCATTAGATCCAACTAACTCTAAAATTCAAGCAGCTTCAATTGGTGGTACTAACATTCAAATCaaaatggatgatgttgattaCTCCTCTGGAATAGAATTGTCTTCTAAAATTTTTTCTCAATCTGCCCCTTCTAAGAAGAAATCAGCTACTTCAAAACCCAGAGGACGTACTTCAAATGCTTCAGTAGGATTAGAATCATCTAAGTCTCACTGGTTTTCAGGGTCTTTCCATAGCAAAAAGAAGTCTGCTTCGGCATACCTTAGTTTATTTGACTCTATGGTGGCTGATAAGCTGCCACATGCAGGTCAGTCATCAAATGGGGGGAAATTTAAAACTCCAATGATGGCCGATGGCAGTAGTGTTTCCTCCCATTCAAATTTCATTGGACACCATGGATCATCGCATACTTGGGGAACAAATGCAGGAAAATCTTGGTGGAAAAATTCTCAAAATGATAAATCATTTTCtactcataataaaaaaatttctaataatatttactaTCCATCTGATCCTCTTGTTACCCAAACTGAGTATGGTTTTGTTAACTCGGTTCTCAATTCTGCTGGAGATGGATTTAATGGAAAAGCAGTGGATAGCCCTATTGTTACAATTTCGGATGATGCCAGAGATGAAACTATGAGGAAATTTCGAAGTTTTAAACAATTTGACACTGCTGAGGACACTTCAGATCATTACTTCATCCGTAGCAGTTCTTCAACGAAACGG CCTCCTCACAAGAATTGGGCTAAAAAAATCCAGGAAGAGTGGAAGATTTTACAGAAGGATTTGCCAG GTTCAATATTTGTGAGAGTGTATGAGTCAAACATGGATCTTCTGAGGGCTGTGATTATTGGAGCTGAAGGGACTCCATATCATGATGGCCTATTCttttttgatgttttctttcCCAGTGGCTATCCCAATGTACCACCG AAAGTGCATTACCACTCTGGAGGTCTGCGGCTCAACccaaatttgtatcattgtgGCAAAGTATGCCTTAGTCTGCTGAACACCTGGAGCGGCAGCAAAAATGAGAAGTGGCTTCCCGGCACGTCAACTATTCTACAGGTTCTGGTCTCCATACAGGGTCTAATTCTGAATACAAAGCCTTACTTTAATGAACCTGGATATGCACACATGAGTGGTTCAGCAAGTGGTGAAAAGCTGTCCTTTCAGTATAACGAGGACACATTCATTCTATCATTGAGGACAATGATGTATATGATACGAAGGCCTCCAAAG AATTTTGAGGATTTTGTTAAGGGGCATTTCTGCAGCAGAGCCAGTGATATTCTGATGGCATGTAAGGCATACATGGAAGGTGCTCAAGTTGGGTGTTTGGCCAAAGGAGGTGTTCAGGACGTTGATGCGGGAGACAGAAGCTGCTCACAGAAGTTCAAGCATTCTTTAGCTGGATATATGAAAATGCTTGTCAAAGAGTTTGCTCAAACTGGAGCAAAGGACATTGAGAAATTCctacctccaccaccaccaacagTAGCAGTGAAGAAAAAAACCATCAGGAGTGGTGCTGCTCGAGGCTGCAAGCTGAACTGA